From Flavobacterium sp. 102, a single genomic window includes:
- a CDS encoding Y-family DNA polymerase, with amino-acid sequence MYALVDCNNFYASCERVFQPQLVGKPIVILSNNDGCIISRSDEAKALGIPMGAPEFKVRQELQAKNIQVFSSNYALYGDLSNRVMKILEGFTPHVEPYSIDEAFMNFDGVKIPDFHDYGLQMKSRIMKWLSIPVSVGFAETKALSKVANKIARKYPERTQGVYVIDSEEKRLKALKWTKIEDVWGIGFRLTKKMKAKNINTAYDFTLPHNEPFIKTTMGVVGLRLKYELEGKSVLEMELPKDKKTIAITRSFAGNITTLDEMKERVSTFATVCAEKLRKQQSCCHGVILYLRKDKYKTERSRYNFYKMETLPFASNSSITISSLAVKMLKDVFEEGEIYKKAGVIVTEIIPENQKQFHLFEEENPKHLKIMQVMDDYYKKTGERKIRLGSQDLQRTWKMNQNFLSKKYTTDFNEIMKVQCR; translated from the coding sequence ATGTATGCTTTAGTCGATTGCAATAATTTTTACGCTTCGTGCGAACGTGTTTTTCAGCCGCAATTGGTTGGGAAACCCATTGTTATTTTATCCAATAACGATGGTTGTATTATCTCGCGCAGTGATGAAGCCAAAGCACTCGGCATTCCGATGGGCGCGCCTGAGTTTAAAGTACGCCAAGAACTCCAAGCCAAAAACATCCAGGTCTTTTCGTCCAATTATGCACTGTACGGCGATTTGAGTAATCGCGTGATGAAAATACTCGAAGGCTTTACACCACATGTCGAACCTTACAGTATAGACGAAGCTTTTATGAATTTTGACGGCGTAAAAATACCCGACTTTCACGATTATGGTTTGCAGATGAAAAGCCGCATCATGAAATGGCTCAGCATTCCGGTATCCGTTGGCTTTGCCGAAACCAAAGCACTTTCAAAAGTCGCCAATAAAATAGCCCGTAAGTATCCCGAAAGAACGCAAGGCGTCTACGTAATCGATTCAGAAGAAAAGCGCTTAAAAGCCTTGAAATGGACTAAGATTGAAGATGTTTGGGGCATTGGCTTTCGCCTGACTAAAAAAATGAAGGCCAAGAACATCAACACCGCGTATGATTTCACTTTGCCACACAACGAACCCTTTATCAAAACCACTATGGGCGTAGTAGGTTTGCGATTAAAGTATGAGCTCGAAGGGAAATCGGTCTTAGAAATGGAATTGCCCAAAGACAAGAAAACCATCGCCATCACCCGAAGTTTTGCCGGTAACATCACTACTTTAGACGAAATGAAAGAACGCGTTTCTACCTTTGCTACCGTTTGTGCCGAAAAGCTCCGCAAGCAGCAATCCTGTTGCCATGGCGTGATCCTGTATTTAAGAAAAGACAAATACAAAACCGAAAGATCGCGTTATAATTTCTACAAAATGGAAACGCTGCCTTTTGCCAGTAATTCTTCCATCACGATCAGCAGCCTGGCCGTAAAAATGCTGAAAGACGTTTTTGAAGAAGGCGAAATCTATAAAAAAGCGGGCGTCATCGTCACCGAAATCATTCCCGAAAACCAAAAACAGTTCCATTTGTTTGAAGAAGAAAATCCGAAACATTTGAAAATCATGCAAGTGATGGATGACTATTATAAAAAGACCGGCGAACGCAAAATACGATTGGGCAGTCAAGATTTACAACGCACCTGGAAAATGAATCAAAATTTCCTGTCGAAAAAATACACCACC